A segment of the Echinicola strongylocentroti genome:
GTATCCCATTGTGATAAGTTGCAGGGTGCTGGCGTCCATATTTTTGGTGCCTATGGCCTGAGCGTATGCCTTCATTTCTGGGACATAACATGCCTCGATTTTCTCAATGGCTTGCAATCGCAATCTTTCCGCTTTTTCTTTCATTGAGCTGTCTTCCAGACGGTCGGCGATTTTTATTGCTGCGCAGGAGCCTGCCCAATGGAAAATAAAGGTATAGCAGTGTTCCTGTGCCAAATTCCTAAACTCCCAAAGCCCCGCATCCTTTTCGTTCATAGTTTCCTCTATTTTATCCAATAGGTTGTGAATAAAAGGTGCCGAGTGACTCTTTTCAGATTCTATAAAACGCTTATCAGCATAGAGCGGTAAAAGACTTACCAGTACCTGTCCATAGAGGTCGTTTTGTATGTGGGTATAAGCTTGATTGCCAAACCGAACGGGCTGGTTGTCAAGGTATCCCGATAGATCACTGAGCTCTTCTTCCAATAGAGCAGAACCAGTAATGGAATAAAGCGGCTGGTAACGGCCATTGGCATTGGTAGGTAGGTTTTGGATGTATTCAAAGTACCTTTCCAGCTCTTGGAAGTGGCCAAGGGAGTTAAATACATTTAAGGTATAGTAACTGTCCCGTATCCAGCAGTAGCGGTAATCCCAGTTTCTGGTAGATCCAGGGGATTCAGGAAGGCTGGTAGTGGAAGCCGCAATGATGGCTCCGGTGTCTTCAAACTGGTGGATTTTTAGCGCCAGCGCAGATCTAACTACCAGTTTTTGGTAGAAGTGCGGTATGCTGGTGGATTTGATCCATTCCCGCCAGTACTGGGTGGTAGCCTGTAAGAAGCGCTCAGCAGTGCTTTCTACGGGGGCTTCCAAGGGCTGACCGTAGGTAAAAAACAAATAAATGGGACGCTGCAGTCTAAATGCGCGGTCTTCCATAATATAGTTAACGGAACAATTTGCCGTCAGTCTTACTTCCTGTTCAGCACCCAAAAATTCAATGTGGTTGCTGTTCATGCTAGGTCTGAGCTTCTTTTTTCCTCTGTTGGTGACCGGTTTACAGTTGATTTTGATCTTTGGTTCACCAGAGATGGGTTCTATTTTTCTGACCACCATCAGTGGTTTGTGGTACCGCTCAAAATTCATGAAGCGTGGTGCAAAATCCGTCACGGAGTACGCTTCTTCACCATTGTCCAGCTTAACGGTGGTTTTAAGGATATTGGTGTTTTCAAGGTATTCCTGCTGCGTGGAAAAAGCGTTGTCTTCTGGTAAGATGCTGAATTCCCCTCCTTTTTCCCTGTCCAGCATTCCCCCGAAAATAAAATCACTGTCAAAACGAGGAAAACAAAGCCAGCTGATATTTGTGTTTTTTTCTATGTGGGCGATATAAGCACAGTTTCCGATCAGCCCTGTACCATAAAGATGTCTTTTTGTCATATGTTTTTGGTTGAATGGTGTAAAAAAGTAGGCAACTTTGGGTTAGCGCTGAATATAGTAAAAAAAATGAAAAGGTAAGAAGGTTGGGCAGCTGAAATGTTATATGGTTTGAAAGTTGGCAGTGATCAATAATGATAAATCGATGACCAATTTCAGCTAAATATCCCCATTGCACTTCCAGTAGAGGGCCGTAAAGTTTGCTCTTGATAGGCTAGGTAATAGGGAACACTCCTACCATCTATAGCTGTTTTGATTAATAGCTACCAGCTACCTCCTGCTTTGTTCTCTGTTGTTTTCTATATGTTTGATACTACCTTTTGCCTTCGTAGGGAATGTAGATGACTTTTTTGGTTTCAAAAAATGGCTCTTTGAAATAGTCTTCTAGGTGATAGGTGACATAGGAGATAGGGAGCTCTTCCATTTCTTCGTCCACATCGCCTCCTTTGAGATAAAGGATGCCATTGGCAAATTCATTGAAATCTTCTTTTTTGAACTTGCCTTTTACCCAAGGGTAGAAATTGGCCATGCGTGTGACGGCCCTGCTTACAATGAAATCATATTTCCGCTGGAGTGATTCAGCCCTTGCTTGTTGGGCTTCCACATTGCTAAGTTTGAGCGTTTTGGCAACGTCCTTCACTACGGTGATCTTTTTGCCTATGGAATCTACCAAGTGAAAATTGGTTTCTGGAAACAGTATCGCTAATGGGATGCCCGGAAAACCACCTCCTGTGCCAATGTCAAGCACCCAAGTGCCGGGTTCGAAACGCATGACCTTGGCGATGCCCAAAGAGTGGAGCACATGATGGGTGTAGAATGCGTCCATGTCCTTCCTGCTAATGACATTTATCTTCTGGTTCCATTCTCGGTAGAGCTCTCCTAAAGCGGTGAACTGTTCCTTTTGCTGGTCAGAAAGTTCGGGAAAGTAATCGAGGATTAGCGCTAGTTCCTGGTTCATTTTTCTGTTATGGATAACTATTGAAATGGGTACAATTGATCGCAGCAAATTATGCTGGAGCGTTGTTTGGTTAAAGTCACCGTCTGGAGCTTTTGGCCCAGTATTAGGCGACAAAAGGCTAAATGTGTTTCTGTTTACCTTGGGCTATTTCATAAAGAAGCTCCCTGGATCGGTGCAGTTGGGCCTTTACGGTGCCCAATGGTTTGTCCAGTTCTTGGGCGATTTCATCATAGGACAGCTCATCAAAATACCTCAACTTAACTAGTTTTCGATATTTAGCGGGAAGTTTGTCCACAAAAATCCGTACCATTTCGATGCGTTGGCTTTTGATGAACTCATCCTGGGGATTGTTGTCATCATCTTCCACATCGATATTGACTGAATTGCCGCCGTCATCGGTCAGGGTGTTGTTTAGGCTCATGGTTTTGAGCTTTTTCTTTCGGATAAAGTCGATCGTATTGTTCGTGGCGATCCGAAAAAGCCACGTACTGAAGGTGTAGTCCTTCTTGAATTTATGGAGGTTTCGAAAAGCCTTCGCAAAGGCCTCCATAGTGAGGTCTTCCGCATCATCGGCGTCGCGGATCATTTTTAAGATCATAAAGTAGACGGCCTTTTTGTAACGCTTCATGAGCGTGGCATAGGCTTGCTGGTCTTTTTGGTCTACTGCCTGGTCTATTAAGTCAAAATCTTCTAGCGCTTTGTCTGAGAACCCTCTTTCGTTTATTTCCATCTAACTGTCTTTGATAGGTAACCTTTAGCCCCAATAATCCAAAAATAACTTAAATACATCAAATCGAAAAACATGATCCATAACACTTTCTTCTGACCTTCGATTTTTTTAATAGCTCTGTCAAATGTGGAGAACTGAAGCAATGCCCTTGTTACTATAATACTGACAATAACGACAATTGGTTCCCATTTTTGTGTAATACTGATCAAAGCTATGGCAGTAGCCCAAAAAAACAAATGACTTATTGCATAAAGTCCTATTTTGGCTTTGTCAGTGGTCTTGTAGTATTTGCCTGCCTGATAGTGCCTGGTTTTCTGAAGGTAATATTCTTTAAAAGTTGTTTTTGGAATCGACCGGGTGATTGCCTCTGGATGGATGACCACGGCGGTATTGTTTTTCTTTGCGTGTTTGTTTACATAGAGGTCGTCGTCTCCTCCCAATACCTGCCAAAGGTCCTTGAAGGCCTTCTGATCCATGAAATACTGGCGGCGATACGCAAGATTACGGCCGACACCCATAAAAGGAGCTTTCCATAGGGCAAAGGAAAAGTATTGGATTGCTGTAAACCAAGTTTCGTACTGGATCAGGGCGTTGAGAAAGCCTTTGGCCTTGTGGTAGCCTCCATATCCCAAGGAAAAGATCTTTTGGTTGTTTCTGATAGGGGAGGTCATGCGCATGGCCCAATTTTCCGAAACAGGGATACAGTCTGCATCAGTGAGCAGCAGTACGTCATATTTGGCGACTTTTATGCCTAGGGTAAGCGCATACTTTTTTGCAGTGACATGTTCAGGGGTGTACTCCACCGTTACGGTCCTTAGTGGTGGGAATTCTTTCATCAATTCCGCCAATAAGAGCCTTGTTCCATCAGTGGAGCGGTCATTGATGATAAGTACTTCGAATAAGGGGTAGTTTTGCTGGAATAGTAGCGGGATGAGTTTACGAAGGTTCTCCTCTTCATTGTGCGCAGCAATGATGATACTTACGCCTTCTTGATTATGGTCGAGAGTGGTTTTTCTGGTTTCACGATACTGGAAGCTAAGCTTGCCGTAGATAAACAATAAGTAAGTGATTTGTATAAATGTAGCAGCTCCTAAAATGAGCCAGAGCAAATCGATGATCATGTGCAGTTTGATTTCCCGACAAAGATAAAATCAAAAACAGCAACTCTTTTAAGTATAAGCTTATATTTTTGTGCTTAAATTGATAACTAAATCAGCACAAGGTCGTTTGATCTTGACTGAAAAGCATGATTGATGAAATTCATTCTAGAAAATACAGACCCTAAGAGCAAAGCGAGGACGGGAGTGGTCAAAACTGACCATGGCGATATCCAGACACCGATATTTATGCCAGTAGGTACCGCTGGATCGGTAAAGGCGGTTCATCAGCGGGAACTTACCTATGATGTCAAAGCCCAGATTATCCTAGGGAATACCTATCACCTGTACTTGCGCCCAGGCCTGGATGTGTTGGAAAAAGCAGGTGGCCTACATAAGTTTAACGGATGGAATAAGCCGATCCTCACTGATAGTGGTGGATATCAGGTGTTTTCACTTGCCGGCACACGGAAAATCACCGAGGAAGGAGTGCTGTTCAAATCGCATATTGATGGGTCTAAACATAAATTTACGCCTGAATATGTCATGGACATCCAGCGGAGCATTGGTGCGGATATTATCATGGCATTTGATGAGTGTACACCTTACCCCTGCGAATTTGGCTACGCCAGAAATTCCATGGAAATGACCCATCGCTGGCTGAAGCGGTGTATTGAACAAGTGGACAACACCTCTGGGAAATACGGATATAGCCAAGCGCTGTTCCCGATTGTGCAGGGAAGCGTTTACAAGGACCTGAGAAAACAGTCAGCCGAATTTGTGGCTTCTTGTGGTCGTGAAGGAAATGCCATCGGCGGGCTCTCCGTGGGTGAGCCAGCCGAAATGATGTACGAAATGACCGAGCTGGTGACTGATATCCTTCCAGGGGACAAGCCACGGTACCTTATGGGAGTGGGGACTCCTGCAAATATTCTGGAATGCATTGCCCTAGGAGTGGACATGTTTGACTGTGTGATGCCTACACGTAATGCACGGAATGGGATGCTTTTTACCTCTGAGGGAATCATGAACATGCGTAATGAGAAATGGAAGGATGACTTCTCACCGATTGACCCCAATATCAACAGTTACGTAAGCAGTTTCTATTCCAGGGCCTACCTTCGTCACCTCACCGTGAGCAAGGAGATTCTGGCTGCTCAGATTGCCAGTGTTCACAACCTTAGTTTTTACCTTTGGCTGGTGGCAGAGGCGAGGGAGAAAATCAAATCAGGGGAATTTGCCGCTTGGAAGGATGAGATGGTGAAAAAAGTAAGCACAAGGTTATGATAAAACTACTGGATAAACTGATCATTAAGGATTTCCTGAAGACCTACTTTTTTGTGGTCTTGATGCTGATCTTGATTGTATTGGTGTTGGATTTCACAGAGAAGAATGATGATTTTATCCGGAATGATGTGCCCACTGGCGAGATCGCCAAGTACATGTTTAACTATGGACTGTACCTGAACAACCTGCTAACGCCCATTACGGTGTTTATCTCCGTGATTTTTATTACTTCGCGTATGGCCGGTAGGACAGAGATCGTGGCGATATTGAGTAGCGGGGTGAGTTTTATGCGGATGTTAAGGCCTTTTTTGGTCGGGGCTTCCATGATTGCGTTGGCGAGTTTTCTCCTCAATGGCTGGGTGCTTCCAGGAGCCACCGCCGGGGTGTACAGTTTTAAAGTAGAATACCTAGAGGATGATGCTCAGTACAACTATCAGAATTTTCACGTTAAAGTAGCGCCTGATGTATATGCCTATATCAGCAAGTATTATACTGGCCCG
Coding sequences within it:
- a CDS encoding glycoside hydrolase family 15 protein, with protein sequence MTKRHLYGTGLIGNCAYIAHIEKNTNISWLCFPRFDSDFIFGGMLDREKGGEFSILPEDNAFSTQQEYLENTNILKTTVKLDNGEEAYSVTDFAPRFMNFERYHKPLMVVRKIEPISGEPKIKINCKPVTNRGKKKLRPSMNSNHIEFLGAEQEVRLTANCSVNYIMEDRAFRLQRPIYLFFTYGQPLEAPVESTAERFLQATTQYWREWIKSTSIPHFYQKLVVRSALALKIHQFEDTGAIIAASTTSLPESPGSTRNWDYRYCWIRDSYYTLNVFNSLGHFQELERYFEYIQNLPTNANGRYQPLYSITGSALLEEELSDLSGYLDNQPVRFGNQAYTHIQNDLYGQVLVSLLPLYADKRFIESEKSHSAPFIHNLLDKIEETMNEKDAGLWEFRNLAQEHCYTFIFHWAGSCAAIKIADRLEDSSMKEKAERLRLQAIEKIEACYVPEMKAYAQAIGTKNMDASTLQLITMGYFGNDTERANNHLKMLEKDLLAKDYLFYRYKHMDDFGVPETTFLICAFWYIEALACVNRLDEAVEGFETLTKYCNHLQLFSEDVDHKTGSQWGNFPQAYSHVGLMNAAYRIGQKLDKPNFL
- a CDS encoding RNA polymerase sigma factor, with the translated sequence MEINERGFSDKALEDFDLIDQAVDQKDQQAYATLMKRYKKAVYFMILKMIRDADDAEDLTMEAFAKAFRNLHKFKKDYTFSTWLFRIATNNTIDFIRKKKLKTMSLNNTLTDDGGNSVNIDVEDDDNNPQDEFIKSQRIEMVRIFVDKLPAKYRKLVKLRYFDELSYDEIAQELDKPLGTVKAQLHRSRELLYEIAQGKQKHI
- the rsmG gene encoding 16S rRNA (guanine(527)-N(7))-methyltransferase RsmG, whose product is MNQELALILDYFPELSDQQKEQFTALGELYREWNQKINVISRKDMDAFYTHHVLHSLGIAKVMRFEPGTWVLDIGTGGGFPGIPLAILFPETNFHLVDSIGKKITVVKDVAKTLKLSNVEAQQARAESLQRKYDFIVSRAVTRMANFYPWVKGKFKKEDFNEFANGILYLKGGDVDEEMEELPISYVTYHLEDYFKEPFFETKKVIYIPYEGKR
- a CDS encoding glycosyltransferase, giving the protein MIIDLLWLILGAATFIQITYLLFIYGKLSFQYRETRKTTLDHNQEGVSIIIAAHNEEENLRKLIPLLFQQNYPLFEVLIINDRSTDGTRLLLAELMKEFPPLRTVTVEYTPEHVTAKKYALTLGIKVAKYDVLLLTDADCIPVSENWAMRMTSPIRNNQKIFSLGYGGYHKAKGFLNALIQYETWFTAIQYFSFALWKAPFMGVGRNLAYRRQYFMDQKAFKDLWQVLGGDDDLYVNKHAKKNNTAVVIHPEAITRSIPKTTFKEYYLQKTRHYQAGKYYKTTDKAKIGLYAISHLFFWATAIALISITQKWEPIVVIVSIIVTRALLQFSTFDRAIKKIEGQKKVLWIMFFDLMYLSYFWIIGAKGYLSKTVRWK
- the tgt gene encoding tRNA guanosine(34) transglycosylase Tgt produces the protein MKFILENTDPKSKARTGVVKTDHGDIQTPIFMPVGTAGSVKAVHQRELTYDVKAQIILGNTYHLYLRPGLDVLEKAGGLHKFNGWNKPILTDSGGYQVFSLAGTRKITEEGVLFKSHIDGSKHKFTPEYVMDIQRSIGADIIMAFDECTPYPCEFGYARNSMEMTHRWLKRCIEQVDNTSGKYGYSQALFPIVQGSVYKDLRKQSAEFVASCGREGNAIGGLSVGEPAEMMYEMTELVTDILPGDKPRYLMGVGTPANILECIALGVDMFDCVMPTRNARNGMLFTSEGIMNMRNEKWKDDFSPIDPNINSYVSSFYSRAYLRHLTVSKEILAAQIASVHNLSFYLWLVAEAREKIKSGEFAAWKDEMVKKVSTRL